A genomic region of Gemmata massiliana contains the following coding sequences:
- a CDS encoding zinc ribbon domain-containing protein, translated as MRLICPHCMSGVTVADDTAGKEATCPNCGRSFPTPARYSAAVVPEAAAAVASAAAAPPSGAVPPTPPPVPGAPSAPTPPPGYVPPAPSAPDGFLPSSRAATPELAGYTHARGITISPKVVAWLPAALLTVVFVLTFFPWVGSYAGESAVYSQRPWGAMFGLKPNRNFKFEQNAAVQSDWIDKMNGDWLLLIPFFSLLFAALAFAWAERGLGTLDPRKVPPLVKLWPWRNTIVLGCATLALLFLLWQIANGFSMERAIQKQISDKFAERREKETSPSKLDTLKYEEEQAYNAYNVERTTWLYLALLCNALAVGATATRIALDKRGNKPAPKIVLHY; from the coding sequence ATGCGGTTGATTTGCCCGCACTGCATGAGCGGCGTGACCGTGGCCGACGATACGGCCGGCAAAGAAGCAACGTGCCCGAACTGTGGTCGATCGTTCCCCACGCCCGCGCGATACTCTGCCGCGGTCGTACCTGAAGCGGCTGCCGCGGTCGCGAGCGCAGCGGCCGCGCCACCTTCGGGAGCAGTTCCACCGACTCCGCCGCCGGTACCCGGGGCGCCCTCGGCTCCAACTCCACCTCCGGGATACGTTCCGCCCGCGCCGTCGGCTCCCGACGGCTTCCTCCCGTCTTCGCGGGCCGCTACGCCCGAACTCGCCGGCTACACGCACGCGCGAGGAATCACCATTTCGCCGAAGGTGGTCGCGTGGCTCCCGGCCGCGCTGCTGACGGTGGTGTTCGTGCTCACCTTCTTCCCGTGGGTGGGGAGCTACGCCGGTGAGTCGGCTGTGTATTCGCAGCGCCCGTGGGGGGCAATGTTTGGGCTGAAACCGAATCGCAACTTCAAGTTTGAGCAGAATGCGGCCGTTCAGAGTGACTGGATTGACAAGATGAACGGCGACTGGTTGCTGTTGATCCCGTTCTTTTCTCTTTTATTTGCCGCACTAGCCTTTGCCTGGGCTGAACGCGGGCTTGGGACGCTCGATCCGAGAAAGGTGCCACCGCTCGTGAAACTGTGGCCGTGGCGCAACACGATCGTTTTGGGATGTGCCACGCTTGCTCTGCTATTTTTGCTGTGGCAAATCGCGAACGGCTTTAGCATGGAGCGGGCCATTCAGAAACAGATCTCGGATAAGTTTGCCGAGCGCCGTGAGAAAGAGACTAGTCCCTCCAAGTTGGACACGTTGAAGTACGAAGAGGAGCAGGCATACAACGCTTACAACGTCGAACGGACGACGTGGCTGTACCTCGCACTTTTGTGCAACGCGCTCGCGGTCGGAGCCACAGCCACGCGCATCGCACTCGACAAGCGCGGCAATAAACCCGCCCCGAAGATCGTGCTCCACTATTGA
- a CDS encoding dimethylarginine dimethylaminohydrolase family protein has translation MSSQARILMCPPDHYGIEYEINPWMNRSLGAVRALAFRQWQQLHDTLVSLGVKVETMVPQPGLPDLVFTANAGLIFHNTFLSSRFRHEVRAKESPHFDAWFAEHGFTVTHLPETSFHEGAGDALFCGDTLFAGYRTRSDASAHQWVGKTFEVRVLPLELVNPRFYHLDTCFCPIAPGEAIYFPDAFDTYGKRVLHTHVPKLIPVAEEEAFRFGCNAVVVGKTVVHNSQCPRLAEDLTRAGYRAIEVELDEFLKAGGSAKCLTLRLDGEEAAGWKYGEQPV, from the coding sequence ATGTCGTCGCAAGCGCGAATTCTGATGTGCCCGCCGGACCACTACGGGATCGAGTACGAAATCAACCCGTGGATGAACCGGTCCCTCGGGGCCGTTCGCGCGCTCGCGTTCCGCCAGTGGCAACAGCTCCACGACACGCTCGTGTCACTCGGTGTTAAGGTCGAAACGATGGTCCCACAACCCGGGTTGCCGGACCTCGTGTTCACCGCCAACGCCGGACTGATATTCCACAACACGTTCCTGAGCAGCCGGTTCCGGCACGAAGTTCGAGCCAAGGAGTCGCCCCACTTCGATGCGTGGTTCGCGGAACACGGGTTCACCGTCACTCACCTACCAGAGACCTCGTTCCACGAAGGCGCGGGCGACGCGCTGTTCTGTGGCGACACGCTGTTCGCGGGGTACCGGACGCGGTCGGACGCGAGCGCGCACCAGTGGGTCGGCAAGACGTTCGAGGTGCGCGTGCTCCCGCTCGAACTGGTGAACCCGCGGTTCTACCACCTCGATACGTGCTTCTGCCCGATCGCACCGGGCGAAGCGATCTACTTCCCGGATGCGTTCGACACCTACGGCAAGCGCGTGCTGCACACGCACGTGCCCAAGCTCATCCCGGTCGCGGAGGAGGAAGCGTTCCGGTTCGGGTGCAACGCGGTGGTAGTCGGCAAGACGGTCGTTCACAACAGCCAGTGCCCGCGCTTGGCCGAAGACCTGACCCGCGCCGGCTACCGGGCAATCGAAGTGGAGTTGGACGAATTTCTCAAAGCAGGCGGCAGCGCGAAATGCCTCACCCTGCGGCTCGATGGCGAAGAAGCCGCCGGGTGGAAATATGGTGAGCAACCGGTGTGA
- the clpB gene encoding ATP-dependent chaperone ClpB, whose protein sequence is MDLNQFTEKAQQALAGAQKLAARFNHQQIDVEHALLSLLDQEKGLTPAILEKAGVSADAVTIKLQRELEKQPKVTGTNAEPRLTQRLIKLIDTAESEAKKLKDEYVSVEHLLLAMTDDTGTAGKTLREFGLTRDRLLTALKEVRGSQRVTSQNPEETYQSLEKYGRDLTQFAQRGKLDPVIGRDEEIRRVVQVLSRRTKNNPVLIGEPGVGKTAVVEGLAQRIVRGDVPEGLKDKMIVALDMGALIAGAKYRGEFEERLKAVLKEVTSSDGRIILFIDEMHTIVGAGKAEGAMDAGNLLKPLLARGELHCIGATTLDEYRQHIEKDAALERRFQPVFVGEPSVEDTISILRGLKERYEVHHGVRIKDSALVSAAVLSNRYISDRFLPDKAIDLVDESAAKLRTEIDSMPTELDEISRRVMQLEIEREALKKETDRASRDRLEKLEHELGNLKADADALKARWQAEKQAVQQVQVVREQLEQTKQEVERAERQYDLNRAAELKYGKLPELEKKLAAAEAAFARDKANKLIKEEVGEEEIAAVVSRWTGVPVSKLMEGEKEKLLHLEDELHKRVIGQNEAVLAVSEAVVRARSGLKDPNRPIGSFIFLGPTGVGKTELARALAEFLFDDEKAMIRIDMSEYQEKHTVSRLVGAPPGYVGYDEGGQLTEAVRRRPYSVVLFDEIEKAHPDVFNTLLQVLDDGRLTDGQGRTVDFKNTIVVMTSNVGGQRILQYKGSHIGEVYDRMKDAVMEELRKGFRPEFLNRVDEIIVFHALTEADLTKIVEIQLGNLRKRLAERKIALALTDAAKVHIVREGHEPAYGARPLKRSIQRGVETPLARMLLKGEIVDGGTVTVDCDVSRDALTFTATNPEVTA, encoded by the coding sequence ATGGATCTGAACCAATTTACTGAGAAGGCACAGCAAGCCCTCGCCGGCGCACAGAAACTCGCCGCGAGGTTCAATCACCAGCAAATCGACGTCGAACACGCCCTCTTGTCGTTACTCGACCAAGAGAAAGGGCTTACGCCCGCAATTTTGGAGAAGGCCGGTGTTTCGGCCGATGCCGTTACGATCAAGCTTCAGCGCGAGTTGGAGAAACAGCCCAAAGTAACCGGCACGAACGCGGAACCGCGCCTCACGCAGCGCCTCATCAAGCTCATCGACACGGCTGAGAGCGAAGCGAAGAAGCTCAAGGACGAGTACGTCTCGGTCGAGCACCTGCTGCTCGCCATGACGGATGATACCGGCACCGCGGGGAAGACGCTCCGCGAGTTCGGCCTCACGCGCGACCGCCTGCTTACCGCGTTGAAGGAAGTTCGCGGAAGCCAGCGCGTTACGTCACAGAACCCGGAAGAGACCTACCAGTCGTTGGAGAAGTACGGGCGCGATCTCACGCAGTTCGCCCAGCGCGGGAAACTCGACCCGGTCATCGGGCGCGACGAAGAGATTCGCCGCGTCGTGCAGGTGCTCTCGCGCCGCACGAAGAACAACCCGGTGCTCATCGGCGAACCCGGCGTCGGTAAGACCGCCGTCGTCGAGGGGCTCGCGCAGCGGATCGTCCGAGGGGACGTACCCGAGGGGCTGAAAGACAAGATGATCGTGGCGCTCGACATGGGCGCGCTCATCGCGGGGGCGAAGTACCGCGGTGAGTTCGAGGAGCGCCTGAAAGCGGTTCTGAAGGAAGTCACGTCGTCCGACGGTCGCATCATTTTGTTTATTGACGAAATGCACACGATCGTCGGTGCGGGTAAGGCCGAGGGTGCGATGGACGCCGGCAACCTGCTGAAGCCGCTCCTCGCGCGCGGCGAGTTGCACTGCATCGGCGCGACCACGCTCGACGAGTACCGGCAACACATCGAGAAGGATGCCGCGCTCGAGCGCCGGTTCCAACCGGTGTTCGTCGGCGAACCGTCGGTGGAGGACACCATCAGCATCCTGCGCGGATTGAAGGAACGGTACGAGGTTCATCACGGGGTGCGCATCAAGGACTCCGCGCTGGTTTCGGCCGCGGTGCTGTCCAACCGCTACATCTCGGACCGGTTCCTGCCCGACAAGGCCATCGACTTGGTGGACGAATCGGCCGCGAAGTTGCGGACCGAAATCGACAGTATGCCGACGGAGTTGGACGAGATCAGCCGTCGCGTGATGCAGTTGGAGATCGAGCGCGAAGCACTGAAAAAGGAAACCGACCGCGCCTCGCGCGATCGGCTCGAAAAGTTGGAACACGAACTCGGCAACCTGAAGGCCGATGCGGACGCGCTCAAGGCCCGGTGGCAGGCCGAGAAGCAGGCCGTTCAGCAGGTGCAGGTGGTTCGCGAACAACTCGAACAGACTAAGCAAGAAGTTGAGCGCGCGGAACGCCAGTACGACCTGAATCGGGCCGCGGAACTGAAGTACGGCAAGCTCCCGGAACTCGAAAAGAAGCTCGCGGCGGCAGAAGCGGCGTTCGCACGCGACAAGGCGAACAAGCTCATCAAGGAGGAGGTCGGCGAGGAGGAGATCGCGGCTGTTGTGAGTCGATGGACCGGGGTGCCGGTGTCGAAACTCATGGAGGGCGAGAAGGAGAAACTGCTACACCTCGAAGACGAACTACACAAGCGCGTCATCGGCCAGAACGAGGCAGTGCTAGCGGTGTCCGAAGCTGTCGTTCGTGCCCGGAGCGGGCTGAAAGACCCGAACCGGCCGATCGGGAGCTTCATCTTCCTCGGCCCGACCGGGGTGGGCAAAACGGAACTGGCCCGCGCACTGGCGGAGTTCCTGTTCGACGACGAAAAAGCGATGATCCGCATCGACATGAGCGAGTATCAGGAGAAGCACACGGTCTCGCGCCTGGTCGGGGCGCCCCCGGGCTACGTGGGGTACGACGAGGGCGGCCAGCTTACCGAAGCGGTGCGGCGCCGGCCGTACTCGGTAGTGCTGTTCGACGAGATCGAGAAGGCCCACCCGGACGTGTTCAACACGCTGCTCCAGGTGCTCGACGACGGCCGGCTCACGGACGGACAGGGGCGCACGGTGGACTTCAAGAACACCATCGTCGTGATGACCTCGAATGTCGGGGGCCAGCGCATTCTGCAGTACAAGGGGTCGCACATCGGTGAGGTGTACGACCGCATGAAGGACGCGGTCATGGAGGAACTGCGGAAGGGCTTCCGGCCGGAGTTCCTGAATCGTGTGGACGAGATCATCGTGTTCCACGCGCTGACCGAGGCGGACCTCACGAAGATCGTGGAGATCCAACTCGGCAACCTGCGCAAGCGCTTGGCCGAGCGGAAGATCGCGCTGGCGCTCACGGACGCCGCGAAGGTCCACATCGTCCGCGAGGGCCACGAACCGGCCTACGGCGCGCGCCCGCTGAAGCGCTCGATCCAGCGGGGGGTGGAAACGCCGCTCGCGCGGATGCTGCTGAAGGGCGAGATCGTCGACGGCGGCACGGTCACGGTGGACTGCGATGTGTCGCGCGACGCGCTCACGTTCACCGCGACTAACCCCGAAGTGACTGCGTAG
- a CDS encoding indolepyruvate ferredoxin oxidoreductase subunit alpha gives MAHVVAAPCVGCKYTDCVVVCPMECFYGDEQQLYIDPNDCIDCGACFPECPVEAIFLDANVPVKWSGFVQLNADRVEVLKPVGARVTEKINR, from the coding sequence ATGGCGCACGTTGTGGCCGCCCCCTGTGTGGGGTGCAAGTACACGGATTGCGTAGTGGTGTGTCCGATGGAATGCTTTTACGGAGACGAACAACAACTTTACATCGACCCGAACGACTGCATCGATTGCGGGGCGTGTTTTCCGGAGTGCCCGGTTGAAGCGATCTTCCTCGACGCTAACGTACCCGTGAAGTGGTCGGGCTTCGTGCAACTCAACGCCGACCGCGTGGAAGTGCTTAAACCGGTCGGCGCGCGCGTTACGGAGAAGATAAATCGGTAG
- a CDS encoding DinB family protein has product MSPNDLLASGYRMGRQMVHTMTDDLTASEFAHQPVPGTNSAAWIVGHLAVTARRTAERLGANDLPELTEEFVGRYSVTKKAAEVQTDLDGKDDLLKLLDVCVDKLIEATRTLPVEALSNPPANPSRFATNYGEAVLFGAMHFTMHCGQLSTIRRSLGKPPAV; this is encoded by the coding sequence ATGTCACCCAATGACCTACTCGCCAGTGGCTACCGGATGGGGCGACAGATGGTTCACACGATGACGGACGATCTCACCGCGTCCGAATTCGCTCACCAACCGGTTCCCGGTACGAACTCGGCCGCGTGGATCGTCGGGCACCTCGCGGTTACCGCGCGCCGAACGGCGGAACGGCTCGGTGCAAACGACCTGCCGGAGTTGACGGAAGAGTTCGTCGGCCGGTACAGCGTGACGAAGAAAGCGGCGGAGGTACAAACCGATTTGGATGGCAAGGATGATCTGCTGAAACTACTCGATGTGTGTGTAGACAAACTCATCGAAGCAACGCGGACACTTCCCGTGGAAGCGCTCTCGAACCCACCCGCGAACCCTAGCCGCTTCGCCACCAACTACGGCGAAGCCGTGCTGTTCGGTGCGATGCACTTCACGATGCACTGCGGTCAGCTCTCGACCATTCGCCGCAGCCTAGGCAAGCCCCCGGCCGTGTAA
- a CDS encoding bifunctional folylpolyglutamate synthase/dihydrofolate synthase produces MSPTRFGILSRRGWGNRMTYDEAISFWYGRINYEVRSAGPLDLKLERMHALLRRLGDPQDWLRLVHVTGTKGKGSTCAMLASVLRAAGYRVGLFTSPHLEHVEERMQVDGVPISHAEMVARMEEVAPAVRAMEEEAPLPSPTFFEIGTALGFLHFVRRRVDIAILEVGLGGRFDSTNVCHPLVSVITNIGFDHTAQLGNTLEAIAYQKAGIIKRRVPVVSGVSQPGPRAVIREVATEMGAPLWEVGAPNAPLSLNLLGAHQVQNAATALSVVERLRETGMPIPDGAVARGLANVKWPARVEVIRERPVVILDTAHNVPSAEALVNTLRASFPQSATKRVVFAVSSDKQFADILRILAGYFNHFYLTKYGNNPRCVPPEKLAATLAAVAPGTSFTVHATAPGAWREAHSATAAGDLVCVTGSVFLAGELRSVLSEI; encoded by the coding sequence TTGTCCCCGACCCGGTTCGGCATTCTGTCGCGCCGGGGTTGGGGCAACAGGATGACCTACGACGAGGCCATTTCATTCTGGTACGGGCGCATCAACTACGAGGTACGGTCGGCGGGGCCGCTCGACCTCAAGTTGGAACGCATGCACGCGCTCCTTCGGCGCCTGGGCGACCCGCAGGACTGGTTGCGCCTAGTTCACGTTACGGGAACGAAGGGGAAAGGCTCGACGTGCGCGATGCTCGCGTCCGTGCTGCGCGCGGCGGGGTACCGGGTCGGTCTGTTTACGTCCCCACACCTCGAGCACGTCGAAGAGCGGATGCAGGTGGACGGCGTACCCATTTCGCACGCGGAAATGGTCGCCCGCATGGAAGAGGTCGCGCCCGCCGTGCGCGCGATGGAAGAGGAAGCACCACTCCCCTCACCCACGTTCTTCGAGATCGGCACCGCCCTCGGGTTCTTGCACTTCGTGCGCCGGCGGGTCGATATCGCGATCCTCGAGGTCGGACTCGGCGGGCGGTTCGACAGCACGAACGTGTGCCATCCCCTCGTATCGGTTATCACGAACATCGGGTTCGACCACACGGCCCAACTCGGTAACACGCTCGAAGCGATCGCGTACCAGAAGGCCGGGATCATTAAGCGCCGGGTGCCCGTCGTGAGTGGTGTGTCGCAACCCGGTCCGCGGGCGGTGATTCGCGAAGTAGCCACTGAAATGGGCGCGCCGCTGTGGGAGGTGGGGGCACCTAACGCGCCCCTCTCGCTCAATCTCCTCGGCGCGCACCAGGTGCAGAACGCGGCCACTGCGCTCTCGGTCGTTGAGCGCCTGCGTGAAACCGGGATGCCCATCCCGGACGGGGCCGTGGCTCGTGGCCTCGCAAATGTGAAATGGCCCGCGCGCGTCGAAGTGATTCGCGAGCGCCCCGTCGTCATTCTCGACACCGCGCACAATGTGCCGAGCGCCGAAGCTCTGGTTAACACCCTGCGCGCCTCGTTCCCGCAGAGCGCCACGAAGCGCGTCGTGTTCGCGGTCTCGTCCGACAAACAGTTTGCGGATATTTTGCGCATCCTGGCCGGATACTTCAATCACTTCTACTTGACGAAGTACGGTAACAACCCGCGGTGCGTGCCCCCGGAAAAACTGGCCGCGACCCTCGCGGCGGTTGCTCCCGGCACATCGTTCACCGTCCACGCGACCGCTCCCGGTGCGTGGCGCGAGGCCCATTCCGCTACGGCAGCGGGTGATTTGGTGTGCGTGACCGGGTCCGTCTTTTTGGCCGGCGAGTTACGCTCGGTACTTTCGGAAATTTAG
- a CDS encoding DUF1653 domain-containing protein, whose translation MSSNEPVPGRYRHYKGGEYEVVGVARHSETDELLVVYKPLYNATGLWVRPRAMFLETVTHNGETVPRFAYIGPNPS comes from the coding sequence ATGTCCAGTAACGAACCCGTTCCCGGTCGGTATCGTCACTATAAGGGCGGCGAATACGAAGTCGTCGGTGTCGCCCGACACAGTGAAACGGACGAACTGCTCGTCGTGTACAAACCGCTTTACAACGCCACCGGGTTGTGGGTGCGCCCGCGGGCGATGTTTCTCGAAACGGTCACTCACAACGGCGAAACGGTCCCGCGTTTCGCGTACATCGGCCCGAACCCATCATGA
- a CDS encoding sigma-54 interaction domain-containing protein yields the protein MTALVGALAHVRRAVEQVAPTDATVLILGETGTGKELVARALHEQSRRARGAFVPVNGAALVPALVASELFGHEPGAFTGAVKRRIGRFEQAHNGTLFLDEVGDLAADVQVALLRVLQEGIVERLGGGDAISVSVRVVAATNRDLAAEVRAGSFRADLFYRLNVFPITLPPLRERKTDIPALAAHFLAHFAERHRRPTTIISARVLRTLDAHDWPGNVRELQNVIERAVIVSDGAELVVDPAWLATTSPVETARTWAEQEKARILAALKAADGRIYGPGGAAQRLGLKPTTLYGKMRKHGLTRDGDDT from the coding sequence ATGACCGCACTTGTCGGGGCACTCGCCCACGTCCGACGCGCCGTCGAGCAGGTGGCCCCCACCGACGCGACCGTACTCATCCTGGGTGAAACCGGCACCGGCAAGGAACTCGTTGCGCGAGCACTACACGAGCAGAGCCGCCGGGCACGCGGGGCGTTCGTGCCGGTCAACGGCGCCGCGCTGGTACCTGCTCTCGTCGCGAGTGAGTTGTTTGGTCACGAACCGGGCGCGTTCACGGGCGCGGTGAAACGTCGCATCGGGCGCTTCGAGCAAGCGCACAACGGCACGCTCTTTCTCGATGAGGTGGGCGATCTCGCGGCCGACGTCCAGGTGGCTCTACTCCGTGTGCTCCAAGAGGGCATCGTTGAGCGATTGGGAGGAGGCGATGCAATTTCCGTCAGCGTCAGGGTCGTTGCTGCGACGAACCGCGATCTCGCGGCCGAGGTGCGTGCCGGTTCGTTTCGTGCCGACCTCTTCTACCGACTGAATGTGTTTCCGATCACGCTTCCTCCGTTACGCGAGCGCAAAACCGACATCCCGGCGCTCGCGGCTCACTTCCTCGCCCACTTCGCGGAACGGCACCGCCGCCCCACAACGATCATCTCCGCACGAGTACTCCGCACGCTCGATGCCCACGACTGGCCCGGCAACGTGCGCGAGCTTCAGAACGTGATCGAGCGCGCGGTGATCGTGAGCGACGGGGCCGAACTCGTGGTCGATCCCGCCTGGCTCGCAACCACTTCGCCGGTGGAAACCGCGCGCACGTGGGCCGAGCAAGAGAAGGCCCGTATCCTCGCGGCCCTGAAAGCCGCGGACGGGCGCATTTACGGTCCCGGCGGCGCCGCTCAGCGGCTCGGGCTGAAGCCCACTACGCTCTACGGCAAGATGCGTAAGCACGGCCTCACGCGCGACGGCGACGATACGTGA
- a CDS encoding type II toxin-antitoxin system VapC family toxin: MILLDTDHISTLQVPSSDRRVRLVNRLAQVAAAGEVIGTTIVTIEEQMRGWLAAIARERRPHRQTGPYRELARLFEFFRPFHHALFDERAADIFEQFARIRIGTMDKKIASIALVNRALLLTANRWDYEQIPGLRFENWMDPPPATGAVP; this comes from the coding sequence ATGATCCTACTTGACACCGATCACATCTCGACTTTGCAAGTTCCAAGTAGTGACCGGCGAGTGAGGCTGGTTAATCGCCTCGCACAGGTGGCTGCGGCCGGTGAAGTGATTGGAACCACAATCGTAACGATCGAGGAGCAGATGCGCGGCTGGTTGGCTGCCATTGCCCGAGAACGCCGCCCACATCGACAAACTGGACCGTATCGCGAGTTGGCCAGATTGTTCGAGTTTTTTCGTCCCTTTCACCATGCTCTTTTCGATGAGCGCGCGGCCGACATCTTCGAGCAGTTCGCGCGAATCCGAATTGGCACAATGGACAAGAAAATTGCGTCCATTGCACTTGTGAACCGCGCGCTGTTACTGACCGCAAACCGGTGGGACTACGAACAGATTCCCGGTTTGCGATTCGAGAACTGGATGGACCCGCCACCTGCGACTGGCGCAGTACCTTGA
- a CDS encoding NAD(P)H-hydrate dehydratase, which produces MSVTVRNVPPLPRRAPDGHKGTYGKVLVVAGSRGMSGAAVLCGRAALRSGAGVVQVACPADVQPVVATAYPGYTTLAIRQHADGTFGDSAAGEVIELARAADVVAIGPGLGRDDATVTFVRRVLADLSGATVVLDADGLFALSPFRDDFTKRTTTFVLTPHPGEFARLTGKPVPGTDREREDQAVDFASRFGGVLLLKGAGTVVTDGVNVYRNTTGNPGMATGGSGDVLSGIIAALIGQGLGAFDATVLGAWVHGRAGDLGAAVLGQTALNATDLLDYLPAAFKELETHW; this is translated from the coding sequence ATGAGCGTTACGGTGCGAAATGTCCCCCCGCTGCCGCGTCGCGCCCCCGACGGTCACAAGGGGACTTACGGCAAGGTGCTGGTCGTCGCCGGGAGCCGCGGGATGAGCGGCGCCGCGGTTCTGTGCGGTCGTGCCGCGCTTCGCAGCGGTGCCGGGGTGGTGCAGGTCGCGTGTCCGGCCGATGTGCAGCCCGTCGTAGCGACAGCGTACCCGGGGTACACCACGCTTGCTATTCGCCAGCACGCAGACGGTACTTTCGGCGACAGTGCTGCGGGTGAAGTGATCGAACTGGCGCGGGCCGCGGACGTTGTGGCCATCGGCCCCGGGTTGGGGCGCGACGACGCGACCGTCACCTTCGTGCGCCGGGTACTTGCGGACCTGTCCGGTGCGACCGTGGTACTCGATGCGGACGGGCTGTTTGCCTTGTCCCCGTTTCGCGACGATTTCACGAAACGAACCACGACATTCGTGCTGACCCCGCACCCGGGAGAATTCGCGCGCCTGACCGGAAAACCGGTGCCCGGAACGGATCGCGAGCGCGAAGACCAAGCTGTTGATTTTGCGTCACGTTTCGGTGGCGTGTTGCTGCTCAAAGGGGCCGGGACGGTCGTGACCGACGGCGTGAACGTGTACCGCAACACGACGGGCAACCCGGGCATGGCGACCGGCGGGAGCGGGGACGTGCTCTCGGGAATCATTGCTGCACTTATCGGTCAGGGGCTCGGCGCGTTCGACGCGACCGTTCTGGGCGCGTGGGTTCACGGTCGGGCCGGTGACCTCGGCGCGGCCGTATTGGGACAAACCGCGCTCAACGCGACCGACCTACTCGATTATCTCCCGGCGGCGTTCAAAGAGCTTGAAACTCACTGGTAG
- a CDS encoding response regulator transcription factor, protein MPSAAVRLRDLRAVYELTHECRDLGDDPIAWRKHWFSKIAALVGADLALGGELTGLKAGTPRELGTADWGWDNGFNRAGWRRALELMKTDPAYSPMLLECGVRLQSQDGVALSATDFVDERQWLRGIEYQEVYRPIGVHHSLWCCKCVPGKTNETNGAFFCRAAGRRNFNDREKAILAEAHSTIMAFVGGALTRFDAPSPVDLAPRVRGVLRCLLEGDSDKQVAARLGISKYTVNQYVKVIFTHFGVTTRAELLARWIRRGWGTGFAWANDDGHAPK, encoded by the coding sequence ATGCCGTCTGCTGCCGTTCGGCTTCGCGACCTCCGCGCCGTCTACGAACTGACCCACGAGTGCCGCGACCTCGGCGATGACCCAATCGCTTGGCGGAAACACTGGTTTTCCAAGATCGCAGCGCTAGTCGGGGCCGATTTGGCGTTGGGTGGTGAACTGACCGGACTCAAAGCGGGAACGCCACGAGAATTGGGAACGGCCGATTGGGGCTGGGATAACGGCTTCAACCGAGCGGGGTGGCGGCGGGCGCTGGAGTTGATGAAGACGGATCCGGCCTACTCGCCGATGCTGCTAGAATGTGGCGTGCGCCTTCAAAGTCAGGACGGAGTTGCCCTGAGCGCGACGGATTTTGTAGACGAGAGGCAGTGGCTTCGGGGAATCGAATACCAAGAGGTATATCGGCCTATCGGGGTTCACCACAGCCTTTGGTGCTGCAAGTGTGTGCCGGGAAAGACAAATGAGACCAACGGTGCGTTCTTCTGTCGCGCGGCGGGTCGACGAAACTTCAATGATCGAGAAAAAGCGATACTCGCAGAGGCTCACTCTACAATTATGGCATTCGTCGGCGGCGCGCTGACGCGGTTCGACGCCCCCTCTCCGGTCGATCTCGCGCCGCGGGTCCGGGGGGTGCTCCGGTGTCTGTTGGAGGGGGACTCGGACAAGCAAGTCGCAGCGCGACTGGGAATCAGCAAGTACACCGTTAATCAGTACGTCAAAGTGATCTTCACGCACTTCGGAGTGACGACGCGGGCCGAGTTGCTCGCCCGGTGGATTCGACGCGGATGGGGCACCGGGTTCGCGTGGGCCAATGACGACGGCCACGCACCAAAGTAG
- a CDS encoding HD domain-containing protein: MVSPERLASMQKSWVRTLDQYRVAPADAYPPFDVLVAAHSAPERHYHNLEHLNEMFRVVERLAPTVENPNALQLAIWFHDAVYDSRAKDNEQRSGELAVDLLGPIGVPASAIERIVRMIWATAHAAEAPGDRDTRVLLDADLAILGASEERYARYARDIRQEYSWVPEPEYRAGRAAVLERFLAAPRLYHSPIMFEEGEQRARSNLRNELAELQSTRGV, translated from the coding sequence ATGGTTTCGCCCGAACGACTGGCGTCGATGCAGAAGAGCTGGGTGCGGACGCTCGACCAGTACCGCGTGGCGCCCGCGGACGCGTACCCCCCGTTCGACGTGCTCGTGGCCGCGCACTCGGCCCCGGAACGACACTACCACAACCTCGAACACCTCAACGAGATGTTCCGGGTCGTCGAGCGCTTGGCGCCGACCGTCGAAAACCCGAACGCGCTGCAACTGGCGATCTGGTTCCACGACGCGGTATACGATTCGCGCGCGAAGGACAACGAGCAGCGGAGCGGGGAACTCGCGGTCGATTTACTCGGCCCGATCGGAGTACCGGCTTCGGCCATCGAGCGCATCGTGCGTATGATCTGGGCGACCGCACACGCGGCCGAAGCCCCCGGGGACCGCGATACGCGCGTGTTGCTCGACGCCGATCTCGCGATTCTCGGCGCTTCCGAGGAGCGATATGCCCGGTACGCCCGCGATATCCGCCAGGAATATTCCTGGGTGCCGGAGCCGGAGTACCGGGCGGGCCGGGCGGCCGTGCTCGAACGATTTCTCGCTGCGCCGCGGTTGTACCACTCGCCCATCATGTTCGAGGAAGGTGAGCAACGGGCGCGGTCGAATTTGCGCAATGAACTGGCGGAACTGCAGAGCACGCGAGGGGTGTAG